In Streptococcus oralis, a single window of DNA contains:
- a CDS encoding DUF1697 domain-containing protein translates to MTRYALLVRGINVGGKNKVVMAELRQELTKLGLEKVETYINSGNIFFTSTDDKAQLVEKLETFFEVHYPFIQSFSLLSQEDYEAELENLPDWWSKDLARKDVLFYTENLDVDQVIEKVNSLELKDEVVHFGRLGIFWGKFSEESYYATAYHKYLLKMPFYRNITIRNAKTFDKIGQMLKNNKGDTQ, encoded by the coding sequence ATGACGCGATATGCTTTACTGGTAAGGGGCATTAATGTCGGTGGGAAGAATAAGGTTGTCATGGCGGAGCTTCGTCAAGAATTGACAAAGTTGGGACTGGAAAAAGTTGAAACCTACATCAACAGTGGCAATATTTTCTTTACTTCGACAGATGACAAAGCCCAATTGGTTGAAAAGTTAGAGACTTTCTTTGAAGTCCATTATCCATTTATTCAGAGCTTTTCCTTGCTGAGTCAGGAAGACTATGAAGCAGAGCTGGAGAATCTGCCAGATTGGTGGTCCAAAGACTTGGCTCGAAAAGATGTGCTCTTCTACACGGAGAACTTGGATGTGGATCAAGTCATCGAGAAAGTGAACAGTTTGGAACTGAAAGATGAAGTGGTTCATTTTGGAAGACTTGGGATTTTCTGGGGGAAATTCTCTGAAGAATCTTACTATGCAACTGCCTATCACAAGTACTTGCTCAAGATGCCTTTCTATCGCAACATCACCATTCGCAATGCCAAAACCTTTGACAAAATCGGTCAAATGTTAAAAAATAATAAAGGAGACACACAATGA
- a CDS encoding purine-nucleoside phosphorylase — protein MTFLDKIKETAAFLKDKGIQAPEFGLILGSGLGELAEEIENPVVVDYADIPNWGRSTVVGHAGKLVYGELSGRKVLALQGRFHFYEGNPLEVVTFPVRVMKVLGCEGVIVTNAAGGIGYGPGTLMAISDHINMTGQNPLMGENLDDFGPRFPDMSKAYTPEYRATAHEVAKKLGIKLDEGVYIGVTGPTYETPAEIRAYKTLGADAVGMSTVPEVIVAAHSGLKVLGISCITNHAAGFQEELNHEEVVEVTERVKGDFKGLLKAILAEL, from the coding sequence ATGACATTTTTAGATAAAATCAAGGAAACAGCTGCTTTCCTGAAAGACAAGGGAATCCAAGCGCCTGAGTTCGGTCTAATCCTTGGATCAGGACTTGGAGAATTGGCAGAAGAAATCGAAAATCCAGTTGTAGTAGACTATGCAGACATTCCAAACTGGGGTCGCTCTACAGTCGTCGGACACGCTGGGAAATTGGTATATGGTGAACTTTCAGGGCGCAAGGTCTTGGCTCTTCAAGGACGCTTCCATTTCTACGAAGGCAATCCTCTTGAGGTCGTGACTTTCCCAGTTCGTGTGATGAAAGTACTCGGATGTGAAGGTGTTATTGTAACCAATGCAGCTGGTGGTATTGGCTATGGTCCTGGTACTTTGATGGCTATCTCAGACCATATCAACATGACAGGTCAAAATCCATTGATGGGTGAAAACTTGGATGACTTTGGTCCACGTTTCCCTGATATGTCTAAAGCCTACACACCAGAATACCGTGCTACTGCCCATGAAGTGGCTAAGAAACTTGGTATCAAGCTTGATGAAGGTGTCTATATTGGTGTAACAGGTCCGACTTATGAAACTCCAGCAGAAATCCGTGCCTATAAGACACTGGGAGCAGATGCAGTTGGTATGTCCACTGTTCCTGAAGTGATTGTGGCTGCCCACTCAGGCTTGAAAGTTCTCGGTATTTCATGTATTACGAACCATGCTGCTGGTTTCCAAGAAGAACTCAATCACGAAGAGGTTGTAGAAGTGACTGAACGTGTCAAAGGCGACTTCAAAGGCTTGCTGAAAGCGATTCTTGCTGAATTGTAA
- a CDS encoding type 1 glutamine amidotransferase codes for MRVHFILHETFEVPGAYLKWAIERGHQITSTKVYEKKPLPETIDGIDFLIVMGGPQSPDEDRENFPYYDPKAELAFMKEAIAADIYIVGVCLGAQLLSVAYGAKYEHSPEREIGVYPVTLTMQGLTDPHVSLFGKNIETGHWHGDMPGLTDEAVVLATSQGCPRQIIRFSPKHYAFQAHLEFDPDAVELLIVADGEEKLREQSEKLPFVQTPEELRGNDYSEMNAKLYAFLDSLVN; via the coding sequence ATGAGAGTTCACTTTATTTTACATGAGACATTTGAGGTTCCAGGCGCATATCTAAAATGGGCTATAGAACGAGGTCATCAAATTACATCAACAAAGGTTTATGAAAAAAAACCTCTTCCTGAAACAATTGACGGGATTGATTTTCTGATTGTCATGGGTGGTCCTCAATCACCTGATGAGGATAGAGAAAACTTCCCATACTATGATCCAAAGGCTGAGCTTGCTTTTATGAAAGAAGCGATTGCTGCAGATATCTATATTGTTGGTGTCTGTCTTGGTGCGCAACTCCTATCTGTCGCCTATGGTGCGAAGTATGAACATAGTCCAGAGCGCGAGATCGGCGTTTATCCTGTGACATTGACGATGCAAGGTCTAACAGATCCTCATGTCAGCTTGTTCGGAAAAAACATAGAAACCGGCCACTGGCACGGTGATATGCCAGGACTGACAGATGAAGCTGTCGTCTTGGCGACCAGTCAAGGTTGTCCACGCCAAATTATTCGCTTCAGTCCGAAACATTATGCCTTTCAGGCTCATTTGGAATTTGATCCAGACGCAGTAGAATTATTGATTGTTGCGGATGGTGAGGAGAAATTAAGAGAGCAAAGTGAAAAGTTGCCTTTTGTTCAAACACCAGAAGAATTACGTGGAAACGATTATTCTGAAATGAATGCAAAACTGTATGCATTTTTAGATTCATTGGTAAACTAG
- the deoD gene encoding purine-nucleoside phosphorylase translates to MSIHIAAQQGEIADKILIPGDPLRAKFIAENFLEDAVCFNEVRNMFGYTGTYKGHRVSVMGTGMGMPSISIYARELIVDYGVKKLIRVGTAGSLNEDVHVRELVLAQAAATNSNIIRNDWPQYDFPQIASFDLLDKAYHIAKELGMTTHVGNVLSSDVFYSNYFEKNIELGKWGVKAVEMEAAALYYLAAQHHVDALAIMTISDSLVNPDEDTTAEERQNTFTDMMKVGLETLIAE, encoded by the coding sequence ATGTCTATCCATATTGCTGCTCAGCAGGGTGAAATTGCTGATAAAATTCTTATTCCTGGAGATCCTCTTCGTGCGAAATTTATTGCGGAGAACTTCCTTGAAGATGCTGTTTGTTTTAATGAAGTGCGTAACATGTTTGGTTACACTGGTACTTACAAGGGTCACCGTGTATCGGTCATGGGAACTGGGATGGGAATGCCGTCTATTTCGATTTATGCGCGTGAGTTGATTGTGGACTATGGTGTGAAAAAACTGATCCGTGTGGGAACTGCGGGTTCGTTAAACGAGGATGTTCATGTCCGTGAATTGGTTTTGGCGCAAGCAGCTGCAACCAACTCAAACATCATCCGCAACGACTGGCCACAGTATGATTTTCCACAAATCGCTAGCTTTGATTTGCTTGACAAGGCCTACCATATCGCCAAAGAACTTGGTATGACCACCCACGTTGGGAACGTTTTGTCATCAGATGTCTTTTATTCAAACTACTTTGAAAAGAACATCGAACTTGGTAAATGGGGAGTTAAGGCAGTGGAAATGGAAGCAGCAGCCCTTTACTATCTTGCTGCCCAACACCACGTTGATGCACTTGCTATCATGACCATTTCTGATAGCTTGGTCAATCCAGATGAAGACACTACTGCAGAAGAACGCCAAAACACTTTCACCGATATGATGAAGGTCGGCTTGGAAACCTTGATTGCAGAGTAA
- the pavA gene encoding Rqc2 family fibronectin-binding protein PavA, with translation MSFDGFFLHHMIEELRRELVNGRIQKINQPFEQELVLQIRSNRQSHRLLLSAHPVFGRIQLTQTTFENPAQPSTFIMVLRKYLQGALIESIEQIENDRIVEITVSNKNEIGDHIQATLIIEIMGKHSNILLVDKSSHKILEVIKHVGFSQNSYRTLLPGSTYIAPPSTESLNPFTVKDEKLFEILQTQELTAKNLQSLFQGLGRDTANELENILVSDKLSTFRNFFEQETKPYLTETSFSPVPFANQVGEPFASLSNLLDNYYKDKAERDRVKQQASELIRRVENELQKNRHKLKKQEKELLATDNAEEFRQKGELLTTFLHQVPNDQDQVTLDNYYTNQPITIALDKALTPSQNAQRYFKRYQKLKEAVKYLTELIEEAKATILYLESVETVLNQAGLEEIAEIREELIQTGFIRRRQREKIQKRKKPEQYLASDGKTIIYVGRNNLQNEELTFKMARKEELWFHAKDIPGSHVVISGNLDPSDEVKTDAAELAAYFSKGRLSNLVQVDMIEVKKLNKPTGGKPGFVTYTGQKTLRVTPDPEKIASMKKS, from the coding sequence ATGTCATTTGACGGATTTTTTTTACACCACATGATTGAGGAATTGCGAAGAGAGTTGGTCAATGGTCGCATCCAGAAAATCAATCAACCTTTTGAACAAGAGTTGGTCTTGCAAATCCGCAGCAATCGCCAAAGCCATCGCCTGCTCCTCTCTGCTCATCCCGTTTTTGGTCGCATCCAGCTGACCCAAACAACCTTTGAAAATCCAGCCCAACCTTCCACTTTTATCATGGTTTTGAGAAAGTATTTGCAGGGTGCCCTGATTGAGTCGATCGAGCAAATCGAAAATGACCGTATTGTGGAAATCACAGTTTCCAATAAAAACGAAATTGGAGATCATATCCAGGCGACTCTGATTATAGAGATCATGGGTAAACACAGCAATATTCTCCTCGTGGATAAAAGTAGCCATAAAATCCTCGAAGTCATCAAACACGTCGGCTTTTCACAAAATAGCTACCGCACCTTACTTCCAGGATCGACCTATATCGCTCCGCCAAGCACCGAGTCTCTCAATCCTTTTACTGTCAAGGATGAAAAGCTCTTTGAAATCCTGCAAACACAGGAACTAACAGCAAAAAATCTTCAAAGTCTCTTTCAAGGTCTAGGACGTGATACGGCAAATGAATTGGAAAACATTCTTGTCAGTGATAAACTGTCTACTTTCCGAAACTTTTTCGAGCAAGAAACCAAGCCTTACCTAACGGAGACTTCTTTCAGCCCAGTTCCTTTTGCAAATCAGGTGGGAGAGCCTTTTGCCAGCCTTTCTAACTTGCTGGACAACTACTATAAGGACAAGGCTGAACGGGACCGAGTTAAACAGCAAGCCAGTGAACTGATTCGACGTGTTGAAAATGAACTTCAGAAAAATCGACATAAGCTGAAAAAACAAGAAAAAGAATTACTGGCAACAGACAATGCTGAGGAATTTCGCCAAAAAGGGGAATTGTTGACAACCTTCCTCCACCAAGTGCCTAATGACCAAGATCAGGTTACCTTGGACAACTACTACACCAATCAACCTATCACCATTGCGCTTGATAAGGCCTTGACTCCCAGTCAGAATGCCCAACGCTATTTTAAGCGTTACCAGAAACTCAAAGAAGCTGTCAAATACCTGACTGAGCTAATTGAAGAAGCCAAGGCTACCATTCTCTATCTAGAAAGCGTGGAAACCGTCCTCAACCAAGCTGGACTGGAAGAAATCGCTGAAATCCGTGAAGAATTGATCCAAACTGGCTTTATTAGAAGACGCCAACGCGAGAAAATTCAGAAACGCAAAAAACCAGAACAGTATCTGGCGAGCGATGGCAAGACCATCATCTATGTCGGACGAAACAACCTGCAAAATGAGGAATTGACCTTTAAAATGGCCCGCAAGGAGGAACTTTGGTTCCATGCCAAGGACATTCCTGGAAGCCACGTCGTCATCTCAGGAAATCTTGATCCATCTGATGAAGTTAAAACAGATGCGGCAGAACTAGCGGCCTACTTTTCCAAAGGGCGCTTGTCAAATCTAGTTCAGGTAGATATGATTGAAGTGAAAAAACTCAATAAACCAACTGGTGGCAAACCCGGTTTTGTAACCTACACAGGACAAAAGACCCTCCGCGTTACACCAGACCCAGAAAAAATCGCATCTATGAAAAAATCCTGA
- the ybeY gene encoding rRNA maturation RNase YbeY, with translation MYIEMVDETGQVSQEILQQTQEILEFAAQKIGKEDKEMVVTFVTNERSHELNLEYRDTDRPTDVISLEYKPELDIAFDEEDLLENPELADMVSEFDAYIGELFISIDKAHEQAEEYGHSFEREMGFLAVHGFLHINGYDHYTPEEEAEMFGLQEEILTAYGLTRQ, from the coding sequence ATGTATATTGAAATGGTAGATGAAACTGGTCAAGTTTCACAAGAAATCTTGCAACAAACCCAAGAAATTTTGGAATTTGCAGCCCAAAAAATAGGAAAAGAAGACAAGGAGATGGTAGTCACTTTTGTGACCAACGAGCGTAGCCACGAACTCAATCTGGAGTACCGTGATACAGATCGTCCGACAGATGTCATCAGCCTTGAGTATAAACCAGAGTTGGACATTGCCTTTGATGAAGAAGATTTGCTTGAAAATCCTGAATTAGCAGATATGGTGTCTGAGTTTGATGCCTATATTGGGGAACTGTTCATCTCTATCGATAAAGCGCATGAGCAGGCTGAGGAATATGGCCACAGCTTTGAGCGTGAAATGGGCTTCTTGGCAGTACACGGCTTTTTACACATTAACGGCTACGATCACTACACTCCGGAAGAAGAAGCGGAGATGTTCGGTTTACAAGAAGAAATTTTGACAGCCTATGGACTCACAAGACAATAA
- a CDS encoding diacylglycerol kinase family protein: protein MDSQDNKRKWKNRDLVSSLEFALTGILTAFKEERNMRKHAVTALVVILAGFVFQVSRIEWLFLLMSIFLVVAFEIINSAIENVVDLASHYHFSMLAKKAKDMAAGAVLVVSLFAAVTGALIFIPRIWDILF, encoded by the coding sequence ATGGACTCACAAGACAATAAACGAAAATGGAAAAATCGTGACCTGGTATCTAGTTTAGAATTTGCTCTTACAGGAATTCTGACTGCTTTCAAGGAAGAACGTAATATGCGAAAACATGCAGTGACGGCTCTAGTAGTTATCCTTGCAGGTTTTGTTTTTCAGGTGTCACGAATTGAATGGCTCTTTCTCCTAATGAGCATTTTCTTGGTAGTAGCCTTTGAGATTATTAACTCTGCTATTGAAAATGTGGTGGATCTAGCCAGTCACTATCACTTTTCTATGTTGGCAAAGAAAGCCAAGGACATGGCAGCAGGAGCCGTGCTAGTTGTCTCTCTTTTTGCTGCAGTGACAGGTGCACTTATCTTTATCCCACGCATTTGGGATATACTATTCTAA
- the era gene encoding GTPase Era, giving the protein MTFKSGFVAILGRPNVGKSTFLNHVMGQKIAIMSDKAQTTRNKIMGIYTTDKEQIVFIDTPGIHKPKTALGDFMVESAYSTLREVDTVLFMVPADEPRGKGDDMIIERLKAAKVPVILVVNKIDKVHPDQLLAQIDDFRNQMDFKEIVPISALQGNNVSRLIDILSENLEEGFQYFPADQITDHPERFLVSEMIREKVLHLTREEIPHSVAVVVDSMKRDEETDKVHIRATIMVERDSQKGIIIGKGGAMLKKIGTMARRDIELMLGDKVFLETWVKVKKNWRDKKLDLADFGYNEKEY; this is encoded by the coding sequence ATGACATTTAAATCAGGCTTTGTAGCTATTTTGGGACGTCCCAATGTTGGGAAGTCAACCTTTTTAAATCACGTCATGGGGCAAAAGATTGCCATTATGAGTGACAAGGCGCAGACAACGCGCAATAAAATCATGGGGATTTACACCACGGATAAGGAGCAAATCGTCTTTATCGACACGCCGGGGATTCACAAGCCTAAGACGGCTCTTGGAGATTTCATGGTGGAATCTGCCTACAGTACTCTGCGTGAAGTGGATACTGTTCTATTCATGGTGCCAGCTGATGAGCCACGTGGTAAGGGCGACGACATGATTATCGAGCGTCTGAAAGCTGCCAAGGTTCCTGTGATTCTGGTGGTGAATAAGATTGACAAGGTTCATCCAGACCAACTTCTGGCTCAAATTGATGATTTCCGTAACCAGATGGACTTTAAGGAAATTGTTCCTATCTCAGCCCTTCAGGGAAATAACGTTTCTCGACTAATCGATATTTTAAGTGAAAATCTAGAGGAAGGTTTCCAGTATTTCCCAGCTGATCAAATCACAGATCATCCTGAGCGTTTCTTAGTATCAGAGATGATTCGTGAGAAGGTTCTTCATTTGACACGTGAAGAGATTCCACACTCAGTTGCCGTAGTGGTTGACTCTATGAAACGGGATGAAGAGACAGACAAGGTTCACATCCGTGCAACCATCATGGTGGAGCGAGATAGCCAAAAAGGTATCATCATCGGTAAAGGTGGCGCCATGCTTAAGAAAATTGGGACCATGGCCCGTCGTGATATCGAACTCATGCTAGGGGATAAGGTTTTCCTAGAAACTTGGGTCAAGGTCAAGAAAAATTGGCGTGATAAAAAGCTAGATTTGGCTGACTTTGGCTATAATGAAAAAGAATACTAA
- the mutM gene encoding DNA-formamidopyrimidine glycosylase yields the protein MPELPEVETVRRGLEKLILGKKIANVEIAYPKMIKTDLKEFQKEVPGQVIESMGRRGKYLLFYLTDKVLISHLRMEGKYFYYPDQVPERKHAHVFFHFEDGGTLVYEDVRKFGTMELLAPDLLDAYFVSKKLGPEPREQDFDLQVFQAALSKSKKPIKSHLLDQTLVAGLGNIYVDEVLWRAQVHPARPSQTLTAEEATAIHDQTIAVLGQAVEKGGSTIRTYTNAFGEDGTMQDFHQVYDKTGQACSRCGTVIEKFQLGGRGTHFCPQCQRRS from the coding sequence ATGCCTGAATTACCTGAGGTTGAAACGGTTCGTCGTGGCTTAGAAAAATTGATTTTGGGAAAGAAGATTGCTAATGTAGAAATTGCTTATCCCAAGATGATCAAGACGGATTTGAAAGAGTTTCAAAAGGAAGTGCCTGGTCAAGTAATTGAGTCCATGGGGCGTCGTGGAAAATATTTGCTTTTCTACTTGACAGACAAGGTCTTGATTTCCCATCTGCGGATGGAGGGAAAGTATTTTTACTATCCGGACCAAGTTCCAGAACGTAAACACGCCCATGTTTTCTTCCATTTTGAGGATGGCGGCACTCTTGTATATGAGGACGTACGCAAGTTTGGTACTATGGAACTGCTGGCACCCGACCTTTTGGATGCCTACTTTGTATCTAAAAAACTAGGGCCTGAGCCAAGAGAGCAGGACTTTGATTTGCAGGTCTTTCAAGCTGCTCTATCCAAGTCTAAAAAGCCTATCAAATCCCATCTCCTAGACCAGACCTTGGTAGCTGGCCTTGGCAATATCTATGTGGATGAGGTTCTCTGGCGAGCTCAGGTTCATCCAGCAAGACCTTCCCAGACTTTGACAGCAGAAGAAGCGACAGCTATTCATGACCAGACCATTGCTGTTTTGGGGCAGGCTGTTGAAAAAGGCGGCTCCACCATTCGTACCTATACCAATGCCTTTGGGGAAGACGGAACCATGCAGGACTTCCATCAGGTCTATGATAAGACTGGACAAGCATGTTCCCGCTGTGGGACAGTGATTGAGAAATTCCAGCTCGGTGGACGTGGAACTCATTTTTGTCCTCAGTGTCAAAGGAGGAGCTGA
- the coaE gene encoding dephospho-CoA kinase (Dephospho-CoA kinase (CoaE) performs the final step in coenzyme A biosynthesis.), producing MGKIIGITGGIASGKSTVTNFLRQKGFQVVDADAVVHDLQKLGGRLYQLLVQHFGQEIILENGELNRPLLASLIFSNPEEQEWSKQTQGEIIREELAALRDQLIQTEAIFFMDIPLLFEQDYATWFDETWLVYVNRDVQVERFMKRDHLSKEVAESRLAAQWSLEEKKKLASHILDNNGSRDQLVAQVVKLLEGGDSCARD from the coding sequence ATGGGAAAAATCATCGGAATCACAGGAGGAATTGCTTCTGGTAAGTCAACTGTGACAAATTTTCTAAGACAAAAAGGATTCCAAGTTGTCGATGCTGACGCAGTCGTCCATGATCTACAAAAACTTGGTGGTCGTCTTTATCAGCTCTTAGTTCAGCACTTTGGGCAGGAAATCATCCTTGAAAATGGAGAACTTAATCGCCCTCTTCTGGCTAGTCTCATCTTTTCAAATCCTGAGGAGCAAGAATGGTCTAAACAAACCCAAGGAGAGATTATTCGTGAGGAATTGGCTGCATTGCGAGACCAGTTGATTCAGACAGAAGCGATTTTTTTCATGGATATTCCCCTGCTTTTTGAACAGGACTATGCCACCTGGTTTGATGAAACATGGCTGGTCTATGTGAACCGTGATGTTCAGGTGGAACGTTTCATGAAACGGGATCATCTTTCTAAGGAAGTAGCAGAGTCTCGTTTGGCCGCCCAGTGGTCTTTAGAAGAAAAGAAAAAATTAGCGAGTCATATACTAGATAATAATGGCAGTCGTGATCAGCTTGTGGCTCAAGTAGTGAAGTTACTTGAAGGAGGCGATAGCTGTGCAAGAGATTAG
- a CDS encoding multidrug efflux MFS transporter: protein MQEISWKENLRVAWFGSFLTGASISLVVPFMPIFVEQLGIERNQVAFYAGLAISVSAVSAALVSPIWGILADKYGRKPMMIRAGLAMTITMGGLAFVPNIYWLLFLRLLNGVFTGFVPNATALIASQVPKDKSGAALGTLSTGVVAGTLTGPFVGGFIAEIFGIRNVFLLVGAFLFLAAILTIFFIKEDFQPVAKEKAIPTKEVFSSFKYPRLLVNLFLTSFVIQFSAQSIGPILALYVRDLGQTENLLFVSGLIVSSMGFSSMMSAGILGKLGDKVGNHRLLVAAQIYSVIIYILCAHATSPLQLGLYRFLFGLGTGALIPGVNVLLSKLTPKSGISRIFAFNQVFFYLGGVIGPMAGSAVAGYLGYHAVFYATAACVAFSCLCNLVQFRSLLKVKEI, encoded by the coding sequence GTGCAAGAGATTAGTTGGAAAGAGAATCTTCGTGTCGCCTGGTTCGGTAGTTTTCTAACGGGCGCCAGCATTTCCTTGGTCGTTCCTTTCATGCCTATCTTTGTAGAGCAGTTGGGAATCGAAAGAAATCAAGTAGCTTTCTATGCTGGATTAGCCATCTCAGTTTCGGCTGTTTCAGCAGCTCTAGTTTCTCCTATCTGGGGTATTCTTGCTGACAAATATGGTCGAAAACCCATGATGATTCGAGCGGGTCTTGCCATGACCATCACTATGGGAGGTTTGGCCTTTGTTCCGAATATCTATTGGCTACTCTTTTTGCGCTTGCTCAATGGTGTATTTACTGGATTTGTCCCCAATGCAACAGCCTTGATTGCTAGTCAGGTACCTAAAGATAAGTCTGGAGCGGCTCTGGGGACTCTATCTACAGGTGTAGTTGCGGGAACACTGACGGGCCCCTTTGTTGGAGGCTTTATTGCTGAAATTTTTGGCATTCGTAATGTTTTTTTATTGGTAGGCGCTTTCTTATTTTTAGCTGCAATCCTAACTATTTTCTTTATCAAGGAAGATTTTCAGCCAGTTGCTAAGGAGAAGGCTATCCCAACGAAAGAAGTATTTTCTTCTTTCAAGTATCCTAGGCTCTTAGTGAATCTATTTTTGACGAGCTTTGTCATTCAATTTTCAGCTCAATCAATTGGCCCCATTCTAGCTCTCTATGTGCGGGACTTAGGACAGACTGAGAATCTCCTCTTTGTATCAGGACTAATCGTATCCAGCATGGGATTTTCTAGCATGATGAGTGCTGGAATTCTAGGAAAACTTGGCGATAAGGTAGGGAATCATAGATTGTTGGTCGCGGCGCAGATTTATTCCGTCATCATTTACATACTTTGTGCTCATGCAACCAGCCCCCTTCAACTTGGCTTGTATCGTTTTCTCTTTGGTTTGGGAACGGGAGCTCTCATACCAGGTGTCAATGTGCTTCTTAGCAAATTGACTCCAAAATCAGGTATTTCAAGGATTTTCGCCTTCAACCAAGTCTTTTTTTACCTCGGTGGAGTGATTGGACCTATGGCAGGATCCGCAGTTGCAGGATATTTGGGCTACCATGCTGTCTTTTATGCGACAGCAGCCTGTGTGGCTTTCAGTTGTTTATGTAACTTAGTGCAATTTAGATCATTATTAAAAGTAAAGGAAATCTAG
- the rpmG gene encoding 50S ribosomal protein L33 has product MRVKINLKCSSCGSMNYLTSKNSKTHPDKIEVLKYCPKERKVTLHLESK; this is encoded by the coding sequence GTGCGAGTAAAAATCAATCTCAAGTGCTCCTCTTGTGGCAGCATGAATTATCTAACCAGTAAGAACTCCAAAACCCATCCAGACAAGATTGAGGTGTTAAAATATTGTCCAAAGGAAAGAAAAGTAACTTTACATCTTGAATCTAAGTAG
- the secG gene encoding preprotein translocase subunit SecG, producing the protein MYNLLLTILLVLSVVIVIAIFMQPTKNQSSNVFDASSGDLFERSKARGFEAVMQRLTGILVFFWLAIALALTVLSSR; encoded by the coding sequence ATGTATAACCTATTATTAACCATTTTATTAGTATTATCTGTTGTGATTGTGATTGCGATTTTCATGCAACCAACTAAGAACCAATCCAGCAATGTATTTGATGCCAGCTCAGGTGATTTGTTTGAACGGAGTAAAGCGCGTGGTTTTGAAGCTGTGATGCAACGTTTGACAGGTATTTTAGTCTTTTTCTGGCTAGCCATTGCCTTAGCATTGACGGTATTATCAAGTAGATAA